A stretch of Myroides oncorhynchi DNA encodes these proteins:
- a CDS encoding PDZ domain-containing protein, with product MFFNNRTNLITIIILLFSFHLFAQRGIFKKGTITPNAYNENLNYTVKDDHIYVDVIIEDKTYKFIVDTGAPTSVTFNVKGDFDFIYEDELYDASNNVSKVKFISIPSIRIGNLEYKNFAAVQSDMDAFKSLGVDGLIGANMISKSCWDFDLENNRITLSNNLNKQEINLFNRVKVKKADSGTPTLTMTYFNGLKEKDIFFDTGYNDFFYLSEDMFDTLNKKNVFSKVLTGEGVISYSAFGPSIGKTYITPLEMKIGNYEIPVFIAAVDVDDTSNLGTKWLKYYRTILYKNNFYFKSYNKILPSTYQDIGIKVKIKENELIISFVWDSPSIKNKNLKAGDKILSVNNKDISSMSEDELKEIQRNAFKADKVQIEVNTKDNFMTLYKEIILEI from the coding sequence ATGTTTTTTAATAACAGAACAAATCTAATAACTATAATAATCCTATTGTTCTCTTTTCATTTATTTGCTCAAAGAGGAATTTTTAAAAAAGGAACTATTACACCTAATGCTTACAATGAAAACTTAAATTACACGGTAAAGGATGATCACATTTATGTGGATGTAATTATTGAGGATAAAACATATAAATTCATTGTAGATACAGGTGCTCCAACATCAGTTACCTTTAATGTTAAAGGTGATTTTGACTTTATATATGAAGATGAGTTATATGATGCCTCTAATAATGTATCTAAAGTAAAATTCATAAGTATTCCAAGTATTCGAATAGGAAACTTAGAATATAAAAACTTTGCTGCAGTACAAAGTGATATGGATGCGTTTAAATCACTTGGAGTAGATGGTCTTATAGGAGCAAATATGATTAGTAAAAGTTGTTGGGATTTTGATCTTGAGAACAATAGAATAACACTCTCAAATAATCTGAATAAGCAAGAAATAAATTTATTTAATAGAGTTAAAGTTAAAAAAGCAGATTCAGGTACACCTACTCTAACAATGACTTATTTTAATGGTTTAAAAGAAAAAGATATCTTCTTTGATACAGGTTATAATGATTTCTTTTATCTAAGTGAAGATATGTTTGACACTTTAAATAAAAAAAATGTTTTCTCTAAAGTACTTACTGGCGAAGGGGTAATTAGTTATAGCGCTTTTGGACCAAGTATAGGAAAAACATATATAACTCCCTTAGAGATGAAAATAGGAAATTATGAGATTCCTGTATTTATAGCAGCTGTTGACGTTGATGATACTAGTAACTTAGGAACCAAATGGCTTAAATATTATCGCACTATTTTATATAAAAACAACTTTTATTTTAAATCCTACAACAAGATTCTCCCTTCTACATATCAGGATATTGGAATAAAGGTAAAAATAAAAGAGAATGAACTAATTATCTCTTTTGTTTGGGACAGTCCTTCTATCAAAAATAAAAATCTAAAAGCAGGAGATAAAATCTTATCTGTAAATAACAAAGACATTAGTAGCATGTCTGAAGACGAATTGAAAGAAATACAACGTAATGCGTTTAAGGCAGATAAAGTGCAAATTGAAGTTAATACAAAAGATAATTTTATGACATTATATAAAGAAATTATATTAGAGATATAA
- a CDS encoding helix-turn-helix domain-containing protein, with product MRADLIKDLSDVLEQCFNEFINRLNGRVDHNLQKTILDQGGVVFDRIFYFMCIKKYFGLSPMVYQNPNNRSCVVIRYTTNGWDLSGCNDKQESLKINYNLVIQQLGEFNSFNEPGQKQAICFLIRPKNKVIILSGVKVSISPDSQIFYIWTLSLKVKPVELDNIVIWNKQKLLYKKYYLEYVRLKHINPHISLESYCDILRVHPRTFQRNFKRYLATSFYDYHIQTRLIESVLLLMFSSYSVSEIAYKCGYENYRTFLRAFGKDQPYNPLDYR from the coding sequence ATGAGAGCAGATTTAATTAAAGATTTAAGCGATGTTTTGGAACAGTGCTTTAATGAATTTATTAATAGATTAAACGGTAGAGTTGACCATAATCTTCAGAAAACCATCCTTGATCAAGGAGGTGTGGTCTTTGATAGAATCTTTTATTTTATGTGTATCAAGAAGTATTTTGGTTTAAGCCCTATGGTATATCAAAACCCAAACAATAGATCATGTGTGGTTATAAGATATACAACAAATGGATGGGATTTATCAGGCTGTAATGACAAACAAGAGAGTTTAAAGATCAATTACAATTTAGTTATTCAGCAGCTAGGGGAGTTTAATAGCTTTAATGAACCAGGCCAAAAACAAGCAATATGCTTTTTAATAAGGCCCAAAAATAAAGTTATTATTCTCTCAGGGGTAAAGGTTAGTATTAGCCCCGATAGTCAAATTTTTTATATTTGGACTCTTTCTTTAAAAGTAAAACCAGTTGAGCTTGATAATATTGTGATTTGGAATAAGCAAAAACTCTTGTATAAAAAGTATTACCTTGAGTATGTAAGGCTAAAACACATAAACCCACATATTAGTTTAGAATCCTACTGCGATATCCTAAGGGTGCACCCCAGGACTTTTCAGCGCAATTTTAAAAGATATTTAGCGACCTCCTTTTATGACTATCATATTCAAACCAGACTTATAGAATCTGTTTTACTTCTTATGTTTTCTTCATACTCTGTCTCAGAAATAGCCTACAAGTGCGGCTATGAGAACTATAGAACCTTTTTAAGGGCATTTGGTAAAGACCAACCTTATAATCCCTTAGATTATAGATAA
- a CDS encoding TonB-dependent receptor: MKLKYLLFLFAICLTWTTYGQNTSKKTGILSGRVIDKTDRSSLPGAAVLLDKGKQYTVSNTNGYYEFLNIPAGEYTLSVSYIGYGDIEKQIEVIAGQNTVLNLDLSTDVETLEGIVVIGERLKGQAKALNQQMNNVNVSNVISADQVGRFPDSNIGDALKRVPGITMQNDQGEARNIVIRGLAPSLNSVTLNGDRIPSAEGDNRNVQMDLIPSDMISSIKVNKTLTPDMDADAIGGSVDLITRASPYGERISATLAGGFNPIRDKGNYVGSFVYGNRFLDSKFGMILSGSYNNNNFGSDNVEAVWSKDKHGNVYLGEYDIRKYDVQRVRRSFSAAFDYKINENHTIYASAIYNWRDDRENRYRVRYRGIKPIYDTQDNITGFTGDIRRETKAGVDNNRNKNTRLEDQRIQNYSLSGIHLWSSNLDMDWSVNYSQASEDRPGERYLDFQNKKVSMTQYISDGRFPMVISGEDTADNFSFRKLSENDNFTKDSEFGAKLNFRIPLSVIEHQKGRLRFGARLRLKDKKRDNMFYEFTPLPGNAIGNLDMVANNYYNGNDFQPGSKYVPGYFASNQYLGSLDLHNSGLFKKDAVPEEYLALNFKAKENIYAGYIRWDQDFNENLSMIVGARIEHTSIDYTGNHIVDQSDLKGTVSNTNSYTNILPSITFKYQTATDWIYRAAFTTALARPDYYALAPYINVASQDNSIAAGNADLKVTYAYNFDLMVEKYFKSVGMFSAGVFYKNLNDFIYTYRSDSFTKDAFNGLFPDQVNPIKDGENWKFMQQRNGDQVNLYGLEVAFQRQLDFLPGKFLKGLGIYVNYTYTHSKAKGIANADGQIRENMELPGSAPHMFNGSLSWENDRFSARISMNYTSDYLDALGGSSFEDSFYDKQLFLDANASYKITKYLRVFAEANNLTNQPLRYYQGVSSYVKQMEYYQPKFTLGLKFDF, encoded by the coding sequence ATGAAATTAAAGTACTTATTATTCTTATTTGCTATTTGTTTAACCTGGACTACCTATGGGCAAAACACTAGTAAAAAAACTGGTATACTATCTGGTCGTGTTATCGATAAAACAGATAGAAGCTCATTACCTGGAGCAGCAGTCTTATTAGATAAAGGCAAGCAATATACTGTTAGTAATACAAATGGTTATTATGAGTTTTTAAATATTCCTGCAGGAGAGTATACTTTATCTGTAAGTTATATAGGATATGGAGATATTGAAAAACAAATAGAAGTTATAGCGGGTCAAAATACAGTTTTGAATCTTGATCTGTCTACTGATGTAGAAACATTGGAAGGTATTGTGGTGATAGGAGAGCGTTTAAAAGGACAGGCAAAAGCCCTTAATCAACAGATGAATAATGTAAATGTTAGTAATGTTATATCTGCAGATCAAGTAGGGCGTTTTCCTGATTCTAATATTGGTGATGCCTTAAAGCGTGTGCCTGGTATTACCATGCAAAACGATCAAGGAGAAGCTCGTAATATCGTTATTCGTGGATTAGCACCTAGTTTAAACTCTGTGACATTAAATGGAGACCGTATTCCCTCTGCCGAGGGAGATAATAGAAATGTACAGATGGACCTTATTCCATCAGATATGATTTCTTCCATTAAGGTCAACAAGACATTAACACCCGATATGGATGCAGACGCCATTGGTGGATCTGTTGATTTGATTACGCGCGCTTCACCTTATGGGGAGCGTATATCGGCTACATTAGCAGGAGGTTTTAATCCCATTAGAGACAAGGGGAACTATGTGGGTAGTTTTGTGTATGGTAATCGCTTTTTAGACTCTAAGTTTGGGATGATTCTAAGTGGTTCATACAATAATAACAATTTCGGGTCTGATAATGTTGAGGCAGTCTGGTCTAAGGATAAACACGGCAATGTATATTTAGGTGAGTATGACATCAGAAAGTATGATGTACAACGTGTTCGTCGTAGTTTCTCAGCAGCGTTTGATTATAAAATTAATGAGAATCACACTATTTATGCAAGCGCGATATACAACTGGAGAGACGATAGAGAGAATCGCTACCGCGTTCGCTACAGGGGGATTAAACCCATCTATGATACTCAGGACAATATAACTGGTTTTACAGGAGATATTAGAAGAGAAACTAAAGCAGGAGTAGATAACAATAGAAACAAGAACACAAGACTAGAGGATCAAAGAATTCAGAACTATTCATTAAGTGGTATTCACCTATGGTCTAGTAATCTGGATATGGATTGGTCAGTTAATTATTCTCAGGCATCGGAGGACCGTCCTGGAGAGCGTTATCTTGACTTTCAAAATAAAAAAGTATCAATGACCCAGTATATTTCCGATGGTAGATTCCCAATGGTGATCTCTGGTGAGGATACGGCTGATAACTTTAGTTTTAGAAAGCTTTCTGAGAATGATAACTTCACTAAGGATAGTGAATTTGGTGCCAAGTTAAACTTCAGAATTCCTTTGTCTGTTATTGAGCATCAAAAAGGAAGACTAAGATTTGGAGCAAGACTAAGATTAAAGGACAAAAAAAGAGATAATATGTTCTATGAGTTTACTCCCTTGCCAGGTAATGCTATAGGTAACTTAGATATGGTGGCTAATAATTACTATAACGGTAATGATTTTCAACCAGGAAGCAAGTATGTACCAGGATATTTTGCATCAAACCAATACTTAGGATCCTTAGACTTACACAATTCAGGATTGTTTAAAAAAGATGCTGTTCCAGAGGAATACCTAGCATTGAATTTTAAAGCAAAAGAGAATATCTATGCTGGATATATTCGTTGGGATCAAGATTTTAATGAGAACCTTTCCATGATAGTTGGTGCCCGTATAGAACACACAAGTATTGATTATACAGGAAATCACATTGTAGATCAGAGTGATCTAAAGGGAACAGTAAGCAATACCAATAGTTATACAAATATACTTCCTAGTATTACTTTTAAGTATCAAACAGCTACAGATTGGATCTACAGAGCCGCATTTACTACTGCTTTAGCTAGGCCAGATTATTACGCATTAGCTCCTTATATCAACGTTGCTTCTCAAGACAATAGTATAGCGGCTGGTAATGCGGATCTAAAAGTGACTTATGCTTATAACTTTGATTTAATGGTAGAGAAGTATTTTAAATCTGTAGGTATGTTCTCGGCTGGAGTATTCTATAAAAACTTGAATGATTTTATCTATACTTATAGATCGGATTCTTTCACTAAAGATGCTTTTAATGGTTTATTCCCAGATCAAGTAAATCCGATAAAAGATGGTGAGAATTGGAAGTTCATGCAACAGCGCAATGGAGATCAAGTAAACTTATATGGCCTAGAGGTAGCCTTTCAAAGACAGTTAGACTTCTTACCAGGTAAGTTTTTAAAGGGATTGGGAATATATGTGAATTATACCTATACACATTCCAAGGCTAAGGGGATTGCCAATGCTGATGGACAAATCAGGGAGAATATGGAGTTACCAGGTTCGGCCCCACATATGTTTAACGGATCATTATCTTGGGAGAATGACCGCTTCTCAGCGCGTATTTCTATGAATTATACCTCGGACTACCTAGATGCATTAGGAGGTAGTAGTTTTGAAGATAGTTTTTATGATAAACAATTGTTTTTAGATGCAAATGCTTCTTATAAAATAACAAAATATTTACGCGTATTTGCAGAGGCAAATAACCTTACGAATCAACCATTGAGATACTATCAAGGTGTTAGCTCTTATGTGAAACAAATGGAATATTACCAGCCTAAATTCACATTAGGACTTAAGTTTGATTTTTAA
- a CDS encoding metallophosphoesterase yields the protein MKKIILVVSLFTYCLNMLGQTAFEKQKATGYSGSDIPGLVYKDNSFNFVVLGDFGRVGDYYQKNVARELGNAMVVIDGEFVVSVGDNFYPNGVGSTQDYHWISSYESIYTNPSLYANWYVALGNHDYQGSVQAQIDYSNVSRRWNMPDRYYSKVFTLDNKQKVLLVVIDTNPFIDSYHKSDKYSDLTVQDTQKQLNWIEQTLGQADPSIKWKIVVGHHPMYSGGKRKNSKDTTGFEQKFSNLFDKYKVDAYICGHEHDLQIIKPKDRYTTQFLSGAASEVRASGTMQHTIFAAAEPGFMTFSIIDNELNVQVVKANNDNAEVLYTHTIKK from the coding sequence ATGAAAAAAATAATATTAGTAGTATCTCTGTTTACTTACTGCTTAAATATGCTGGGACAGACTGCTTTTGAAAAACAGAAAGCCACAGGTTATTCAGGTAGCGATATTCCAGGTTTAGTATATAAAGATAATAGCTTTAATTTTGTTGTATTAGGAGATTTTGGTAGAGTAGGGGACTATTATCAGAAAAACGTAGCAAGAGAGCTAGGCAATGCTATGGTAGTTATAGATGGAGAGTTTGTGGTTAGTGTAGGAGATAACTTTTATCCCAACGGAGTGGGCAGTACACAGGATTATCACTGGATATCCTCTTATGAGAGTATTTACACTAATCCATCTTTATATGCCAATTGGTATGTAGCCTTAGGCAATCACGATTATCAGGGTAGTGTACAAGCCCAGATAGATTACTCAAATGTAAGTAGACGATGGAATATGCCTGATCGCTATTATAGTAAAGTCTTTACCTTAGATAACAAGCAAAAAGTTTTACTGGTGGTTATAGATACGAATCCTTTTATAGATAGTTATCACAAAAGTGATAAGTACAGCGATTTGACTGTGCAAGATACACAAAAGCAGTTAAACTGGATAGAACAGACCTTAGGCCAAGCTGACCCATCTATCAAGTGGAAAATAGTGGTGGGGCATCATCCTATGTATAGTGGTGGTAAACGCAAAAACAGTAAAGATACTACCGGCTTTGAGCAGAAGTTCTCAAATCTGTTTGACAAGTATAAAGTAGATGCATATATCTGTGGTCATGAGCATGATTTGCAAATTATAAAGCCAAAAGATAGATATACTACACAGTTTTTATCCGGAGCAGCTAGTGAGGTACGCGCCTCGGGAACGATGCAACACACCATATTTGCTGCTGCAGAACCTGGTTTTATGACCTTCAGTATTATTGATAATGAGTTAAATGTTCAGGTGGTTAAGGCAAACAATGATAATGCAGAGGTTTTATATACACATACAATTAAAAAATAA
- a CDS encoding phytase has translation MKYSYLCSLASILLLLGCKDKLAPVCSDAIKPLLSTEQTEFDTDDPAIWINKADSAKSLIIGTDKENGGGIYAFDLQGKIVNKFTGMARPNNVDIAYDFPYKGGLIDIAVVTERNKGVIRIFKLPELIPIDNGGVKVFQTQTKKYYNQPMGIALYEKQTSQIKVFYAIVGRKSGPSENYLWQYELSADAKGNITGKLVRKFGSYSGNKEIEAIAVDNELGYVYYSDETAGVRKYYADPDKGNKQLAFFAQKDAKRDHEGIAIYKKDSTTGYIIVSDQQDNSILIYPRQGDTANVNQHTLLVKLPVSAIECDGLEASSVRLNNQFEKGMLVMMSNGKVFQYYDWKVIQEQINKKMVD, from the coding sequence ATGAAATATAGCTATTTATGCTCTTTGGCAAGTATATTATTACTTCTGGGTTGTAAAGATAAACTAGCGCCGGTTTGTAGCGATGCTATAAAACCATTGCTAAGTACAGAGCAAACAGAGTTTGATACCGATGATCCTGCCATATGGATTAATAAGGCAGATTCTGCTAAGAGCTTAATAATCGGTACGGATAAAGAAAACGGGGGTGGAATCTATGCTTTTGATCTTCAAGGGAAAATAGTTAATAAGTTTACAGGTATGGCTCGTCCTAATAATGTAGATATAGCTTATGATTTTCCTTATAAAGGTGGTTTAATTGACATAGCTGTTGTAACAGAGAGAAACAAAGGTGTTATACGCATCTTTAAACTACCAGAGTTAATACCTATAGATAATGGTGGAGTAAAAGTATTTCAAACACAGACTAAAAAGTATTATAATCAACCTATGGGAATAGCATTATATGAAAAACAGACTTCTCAAATCAAAGTATTCTATGCTATAGTAGGGCGTAAAAGTGGTCCTTCTGAAAATTACTTATGGCAGTATGAGTTAAGCGCTGATGCTAAGGGTAATATCACCGGAAAACTGGTTCGTAAGTTTGGTAGCTATAGTGGAAACAAAGAGATAGAAGCTATTGCTGTGGATAATGAGCTTGGATATGTATACTACTCAGATGAAACAGCAGGAGTGCGTAAATATTATGCTGATCCTGATAAAGGAAATAAGCAATTGGCTTTTTTTGCTCAGAAGGATGCAAAAAGAGATCACGAGGGAATCGCTATTTATAAAAAAGATAGTACCACAGGATATATCATAGTATCTGATCAACAAGACAACTCTATATTGATCTATCCCAGACAAGGCGATACAGCTAATGTTAATCAACATACATTACTAGTAAAATTACCAGTCTCTGCTATTGAATGCGATGGGTTAGAGGCAAGCTCAGTAAGGCTAAATAACCAGTTTGAAAAAGGAATGTTAGTTATGATGAGCAATGGAAAGGTTTTTCAATATTACGATTGGAAAGTAATCCAAGAACAAATCAATAAAAAAATGGTTGACTAG
- a CDS encoding RteC domain-containing protein, with protein sequence MNKNSIQAIQDSILKEESKLTLIPGLIISEAKHMTEYLHGILISLKQKVSSEGFSSEQQEIHFFKHFKPSVLSKLIYYNNIYRIESYCLKIPLEIQKGYYLKKLKQLTTEYKHCYTNSDFFRYYKSQRTDKDAEYFTRGNIDILQGVNSIAFEIDPLFSNYYDYKLSRLLSNQMLYEYLNKRINQITSLSIENNSNNNISIVWSESNTAIVELIYALYASKSINQGDLEIRKIAYIFQNYFNIPLSDVHHVFHRMKTRSYSRTIFLDRLKESLENYMDKEY encoded by the coding sequence ATGAACAAAAACAGTATTCAAGCAATTCAAGATTCAATCTTAAAAGAGGAATCAAAATTAACGCTAATCCCTGGTCTTATAATTAGTGAGGCCAAGCACATGACAGAGTATTTACACGGTATCTTAATCAGTTTAAAACAAAAGGTTTCAAGTGAAGGTTTTTCAAGCGAACAGCAAGAAATTCACTTTTTCAAACACTTCAAACCCAGTGTTCTTTCCAAGTTAATCTATTACAACAATATATACAGGATAGAATCTTATTGTCTTAAAATACCTTTAGAGATTCAAAAAGGATACTACTTAAAGAAGTTAAAACAACTCACAACTGAGTATAAACACTGCTATACTAACTCTGATTTTTTCAGATATTACAAAAGTCAAAGAACAGATAAAGACGCCGAATATTTTACAAGGGGAAACATTGATATTTTACAAGGAGTAAATAGTATCGCTTTTGAAATAGATCCATTATTTTCAAACTACTACGATTACAAACTCTCAAGGCTTTTATCAAATCAGATGCTCTATGAATATCTAAATAAAAGAATAAACCAGATAACCTCCCTAAGTATAGAAAATAATTCAAATAACAATATCTCTATTGTTTGGTCAGAATCAAATACGGCAATTGTAGAGCTGATTTACGCACTTTATGCCAGTAAGTCTATTAATCAAGGAGATTTAGAAATACGCAAAATTGCATACATTTTTCAAAATTATTTCAATATACCTCTCTCAGATGTTCATCATGTTTTTCACCGGATGAAAACAAGAAGTTATTCTAGGACAATATTTCTTGATAGATTAAAAGAATCTCTAGAGAATTATATGGACAAGGAGTACTGA
- a CDS encoding helix-turn-helix domain-containing protein: MNKLPLEPFLHRANNSLYINCKDISKLVEIRGQSLFRPHKLTFFCIHLFLEGSGRYSLDSSVVNIAAKTVLVVSKNQVEQYLEPIDYQSEVLMFTQDFFCIDELHFQFFYNTNLFKLCDKLESIDISDQYQELVMLFSLIKKELSKKFYPKQQYILNNYLFNTLLILENAIDQSTTDQLNISHEKIIVSNFKALVNKKIDKSITVRMYACELKLSVRSLEYAFKKTDNITPYAWISERIVMEIKRLLLYKDLHINEISFTLGFKEANHLTVFFKNKTGLTPLEFRNGFKDSVI; this comes from the coding sequence ATGAATAAGCTACCACTGGAACCTTTTCTTCATCGGGCTAACAATAGCCTATATATTAATTGTAAGGATATAAGTAAATTAGTAGAAATTAGAGGACAAAGTCTGTTTCGACCCCATAAGTTAACCTTTTTCTGTATTCACCTTTTCCTTGAAGGAAGTGGGAGGTACTCTTTAGATTCTTCGGTTGTCAATATTGCGGCAAAAACAGTTTTAGTTGTATCAAAAAATCAAGTAGAACAGTACCTTGAGCCTATAGATTATCAGTCAGAGGTTTTAATGTTTACCCAGGATTTTTTCTGTATAGACGAGCTTCATTTTCAGTTTTTCTACAACACCAATCTCTTTAAGTTATGTGATAAGTTAGAGTCTATTGATATTAGTGATCAGTATCAAGAGTTAGTTATGCTTTTTAGCCTTATTAAAAAGGAGTTAAGCAAAAAGTTTTATCCCAAACAGCAGTATATTTTAAACAACTACCTTTTCAATACCCTATTGATCTTGGAAAACGCTATTGATCAGTCTACCACAGATCAGCTTAATATTTCACATGAAAAAATAATAGTGTCTAACTTTAAGGCTTTAGTCAATAAAAAAATAGATAAGAGTATCACTGTTAGAATGTACGCTTGTGAATTGAAATTAAGTGTACGCTCTTTAGAATATGCTTTTAAGAAAACAGATAACATAACTCCTTATGCTTGGATATCAGAGAGAATTGTTATGGAGATAAAAAGATTACTGCTGTATAAAGATTTACATATAAATGAAATATCATTTACCCTTGGCTTTAAAGAGGCTAATCACTTAACAGTATTTTTTAAAAACAAAACAGGTCTGACTCCCTTAGAATTTAGAAATGGGTTTAAGGATAGTGTGATTTAA